Sequence from the Lasioglossum baleicum chromosome 9, iyLasBale1, whole genome shotgun sequence genome:
TTCGCAATAATTCGCCGTTTTCAGGTGTGACCGGTCGTATGGTTGGGTCGGTAAAACAGTTTTTccttttcacaatttattataattcgtCCGATCGGAGTCTGTAAATTATCATGCATTTATATTAATGCGGAttttaattttcagagaatcgaTAAAGGAGCAATCGCTGGAGGTATTAATAGGCCACGTCACGGAAGTGAGAGAAATGGCGGAAGATTTGGATGGTGTTACTCAAATAGACTTGGCTCTGATGGAGAAATACAACAAGGCTTTAAATAGCAAGTCGAAGGCCGATTTACTCGCCGTTTTGGAGGATACCAGATACCGGTGTCGAGAGCATTTGAGGAATATCCATGGGAGCTTCAAGGAGTACGCGTCGCAACCATGTCCATTGAGAAAGTGATCAACGAATGAACTTTCATGATCGGAAGTCGACTTATACATCGCTTAAACATTTTACgaataaagtaaaaaatacGACCTGTCGCCTCTAGAAAAgtcatacaaaaataatttgttatacGACAAAAGAGGGTGGTTCGAATAACGGCTTCGGAGAAAGGGGAAACTCGACGCTCCACCAAACATTCCTTGAGCCTAACCCTAACCAGAGAGGACTACctacatatgtattatatagGTATATACATATAGGTATACCGGTATATTTACGTAT
This genomic interval carries:
- the LOC143212288 gene encoding uncharacterized protein LOC143212288 — its product is MSNFLSTKVVGCIGKCTSGLTPKDLDRITDNIHTTLDDTEGIKVFARYLEKRELTDNINCLRLYETCCKCIDAAEKCRESIKEQSLEVLIGHVTEVREMAEDLDGVTQIDLALMEKYNKALNSKSKADLLAVLEDTRYRCREHLRNIHGSFKEYASQPCPLRK